A genome region from Stenotrophomonas maltophilia includes the following:
- a CDS encoding methylenetetrahydrofolate reductase, whose protein sequence is MSAPTSLRAQAFLDAFSLEVSAKAMPALAAEAARIPRGTTISIPWLASEDDDARLAAARRVRELGFEPMPHLPARRIGSRAALERFLQRASSEAGVAQYLVIAGDLATPAGPFADSASIIQTGLLERGGIKVVAIGGHPEGHPVMGSDECWQVLDHKCRAIEARGMAPMIITQFAFDADVVLAWLDALRARGIDVPVLVGVPGPASIARLARYAAMCGVGASASMLAKYGISIGRLLGTAGPEVFVDHLVSGLTEAHGLASPHFFPFGGIAQSLDWIKRHRAQASVARR, encoded by the coding sequence ATGTCCGCACCTACGTCACTGCGGGCGCAGGCCTTCCTTGATGCGTTTTCGCTGGAGGTAAGCGCCAAGGCCATGCCGGCGCTGGCTGCTGAAGCCGCCCGCATTCCGCGTGGCACGACGATTTCCATTCCCTGGCTGGCCAGCGAGGACGACGACGCACGCCTGGCAGCGGCGCGCAGGGTGCGTGAACTGGGCTTCGAGCCGATGCCGCATCTCCCGGCCCGCCGAATCGGGTCGCGTGCCGCGCTTGAGCGGTTCCTGCAGCGTGCCTCCAGCGAGGCCGGTGTCGCCCAGTACCTGGTGATCGCCGGCGATCTGGCTACGCCCGCCGGCCCATTTGCAGATAGCGCTTCGATCATCCAGACAGGGCTTCTAGAGAGGGGCGGCATCAAGGTCGTCGCCATCGGCGGTCATCCCGAGGGCCATCCGGTGATGGGCAGTGACGAGTGCTGGCAGGTGCTGGATCACAAGTGCCGAGCCATCGAAGCACGCGGCATGGCGCCGATGATCATCACGCAGTTCGCCTTCGATGCCGACGTCGTTCTGGCCTGGTTGGACGCGCTGCGCGCCCGTGGCATCGATGTTCCGGTACTGGTCGGCGTGCCGGGTCCGGCAAGCATCGCGCGGCTGGCACGCTACGCCGCAATGTGCGGGGTGGGTGCCAGTGCATCCATGCTGGCAAAGTACGGCATCTCGATCGGACGACTGCTCGGAACCGCGGGGCCGGAAGTATTCGTGGACCACCTGGTGAGCGGTTTGACTGAGGCCCACGGGTTGGCCAGCCCGCACTTCTTCCCGTTCGGTGGTATTGCCCAATCACTGGACTGGATCAAACGGCATCGGGCGCAGGCGTCGGTTGCCCGCCGCTGA